The proteins below are encoded in one region of Clostridium estertheticum:
- a CDS encoding ABC transporter ATP-binding protein: MARNKYDVDEKLESEFNMGHVKRLMRYVIPYKKKMVITIVIMLIASVANLIGPYLIKVALDSKIPNKDVTGLIILSLIYLVTVIINGVCLNIKIKSMTDIGQSVILNIRKDLFEHLQKLPFSYYDSRPHGKILVRVVNYVNSLNDLLSNGIINLITDSFSLIVIIVFMFLIDVRLTLIGLVGLPILAGAAFTIKSLQRKAFQVLSSKSSNVNAYIHESICGMKVTQSFSREKENLKIFNELSDNYRKAWMHAIKIQFLMGPFVDNIGNLVVVAVYIMGVAWIANGAITIGVLIAFIAYIGRFWGPINNIANTYNAIINNMAYLERIFETMDEEPNVKDLQDAYEMPEIKGLVEFENVNFCYDDGQRILNDVNFKANKGESVALVGPTGAGKTTIINLISRFYDLESGAVLIDGVNVRDVKLNSLRKQMGIMLQDSFIFSGTIMDNIRYGKLDATDKEVVAAAKVVRAHEFISTLSEGYNTQVNERGSRLSAGQRQLISFARALLADPRILILDEATSSIDTETEMLLQKGLEELLKGRTSFIIAHRLSTIKNSDRIMYIDHGSIVESGSHDELMKYKGEYYELYMSQYRMLEAI, translated from the coding sequence ATGGCTAGAAATAAGTATGATGTAGATGAAAAATTAGAATCAGAATTTAATATGGGACACGTTAAAAGACTTATGAGATATGTTATACCTTATAAGAAAAAAATGGTTATAACTATAGTAATTATGCTAATAGCATCAGTTGCAAATCTCATTGGGCCATACCTTATTAAGGTAGCGCTGGATAGTAAGATACCAAATAAAGATGTAACGGGGCTTATAATACTTAGTTTAATATATTTAGTTACAGTAATTATTAATGGAGTTTGTTTAAACATAAAAATAAAGTCTATGACAGATATAGGACAAAGTGTAATTTTAAACATAAGAAAAGATTTATTTGAGCACCTACAAAAACTTCCATTTAGTTATTATGATAGCAGACCGCATGGTAAGATATTAGTAAGGGTAGTTAATTATGTAAATTCATTAAACGACCTTTTATCAAATGGTATCATTAATTTAATTACAGATAGTTTTAGTTTGATTGTCATTATTGTATTTATGTTTTTAATAGATGTTAGACTTACACTGATTGGTCTTGTTGGACTTCCAATACTCGCAGGAGCTGCTTTTACTATTAAGTCACTTCAAAGAAAAGCATTTCAGGTTTTAAGTAGTAAATCATCAAACGTAAATGCGTATATTCACGAAAGTATATGTGGTATGAAGGTTACTCAATCTTTTTCTAGAGAAAAAGAAAATTTAAAAATATTTAATGAACTTAGTGATAATTATAGGAAGGCTTGGATGCACGCTATAAAAATTCAATTCTTAATGGGACCTTTTGTTGATAATATTGGGAATTTAGTTGTGGTTGCAGTTTACATTATGGGAGTGGCATGGATAGCAAATGGGGCTATAACAATAGGCGTACTTATCGCTTTTATAGCATATATAGGAAGATTCTGGGGACCGATAAATAATATTGCAAACACATATAATGCTATTATAAATAACATGGCTTATTTGGAAAGAATATTTGAAACTATGGATGAGGAACCTAATGTTAAAGATTTACAAGATGCATATGAAATGCCTGAAATAAAGGGATTGGTAGAATTTGAAAATGTTAATTTTTGTTATGATGATGGGCAAAGAATATTAAATGATGTAAACTTCAAAGCAAATAAAGGAGAGTCGGTAGCACTAGTAGGTCCTACGGGAGCAGGTAAAACCACTATAATTAATCTTATAAGTAGATTTTATGATCTCGAGAGTGGAGCGGTACTTATAGATGGAGTAAATGTTCGAGACGTAAAACTTAATTCATTAAGAAAACAGATGGGTATTATGCTTCAAGATTCATTTATATTCTCAGGTACTATAATGGACAATATAAGATATGGCAAGCTTGATGCAACGGATAAAGAAGTTGTTGCTGCTGCAAAAGTAGTTAGGGCTCATGAATTTATATCTACATTAAGTGAAGGATACAATACCCAGGTAAATGAAAGAGGGTCAAGACTATCAGCTGGTCAAAGGCAGTTAATATCTTTTGCAAGAGCATTGCTCGCAGACCCAAGAATTTTAATTTTAGATGAAGCAACTTCAAGCATAGATACAGAGACAGAAATGTTACTTCAAAAAGGGCTTGAAGAACTTTTAAAAGGAAGAACTTCATTTATAATAGCTCATAGGCTTTCTACTATAAAAAATTCAGATAGAATAATGTATATTGATCATGGAAGCATTGTTGAATCGGGAAGTCATGATGAACTTATGAAATATAAAGGTGAATATTATGAGCTTTATATGAGTCAATATAGGATGCTTGAAGCTATATAA
- a CDS encoding nitroreductase family protein yields the protein MEAIFNRRSIRKYEDRPIEKEKIEKLLRAAMQAPSAANQQPWEFLVVEDKEVLKKLSGASPYSKMVATSAVTFVLLSRKDGLLAPGCVPQDMGAASENLLLQAVELGLGAVWLGVASIDERMSYIKNLFNLPDNIEAFALIPVGYPDGQENKFVDRFDKKRVHYESYK from the coding sequence ATGGAAGCAATATTTAATAGAAGAAGCATAAGGAAATATGAGGATAGACCTATTGAAAAGGAAAAAATAGAAAAACTTTTAAGAGCTGCAATGCAGGCACCATCAGCAGCAAATCAACAACCTTGGGAATTTTTAGTCGTTGAAGATAAAGAAGTATTAAAAAAATTATCAGGAGCAAGCCCTTATTCAAAGATGGTTGCTACTTCAGCTGTAACATTTGTTCTTTTATCTAGAAAAGATGGGTTATTAGCACCAGGTTGCGTACCACAAGATATGGGAGCAGCATCAGAAAATCTTCTTTTACAAGCAGTAGAACTAGGGCTTGGAGCAGTTTGGCTTGGGGTAGCATCTATTGATGAAAGAATGAGTTATATAAAAAATTTGTTTAACTTACCTGATAATATAGAAGCCTTCGCGTTAATCCCAGTAGGATACCCAGATGGTCAGGAGAATAAGTTTGTAGATAGATTTGATAAGAAAAGAGTTCATTATGAAAGTTATAAATAA
- a CDS encoding DUF1292 domain-containing protein has translation MGNEKEYLSKMSDTYVKAHGDLFLKIYSNEFRDDTLKNKVKALKFEKISLEFIDIIDKSIKASNKLMHFAVDDTKEVSQYYNKYRGQLDQVQNCSKCECIDCAYECNFSSCGNCLSGCRVKNCDKKENCIIESTKTLELYDENKERNVEFEILAIVESKSYDKKYILLQEKENEDNKQMYIMTDGLSDTEYINIENEEELENIAGLFMES, from the coding sequence ATGGGTAATGAAAAAGAATATTTAAGCAAAATGAGTGATACTTATGTAAAAGCTCATGGTGATTTATTTTTAAAGATATATTCTAATGAGTTTCGCGATGATACATTAAAGAATAAAGTTAAAGCCTTAAAATTCGAGAAAATATCTTTGGAATTTATTGATATAATAGACAAATCTATTAAAGCGTCTAATAAGTTAATGCATTTTGCTGTAGATGATACTAAAGAAGTTAGTCAATATTATAATAAGTATAGAGGTCAATTAGATCAAGTTCAAAATTGTTCTAAGTGTGAATGTATAGATTGTGCATACGAGTGTAACTTTAGTTCTTGTGGTAATTGCTTATCAGGATGTAGAGTTAAGAATTGTGATAAAAAAGAAAATTGCATAATAGAAAGCACTAAGACACTTGAATTATACGATGAAAATAAGGAAAGAAATGTTGAATTTGAGATATTAGCAATAGTAGAAAGCAAATCATATGATAAAAAGTATATATTACTACAAGAAAAGGAAAACGAGGATAATAAACAAATGTATATTATGACTGATGGACTCTCAGATACTGAGTATATAAATATAGAAAATGAGGAAGAACTGGAAAATATAGCTGGACTATTCATGGAGAGCTAG
- a CDS encoding carbohydrate ABC transporter permease, protein MKKSKLNKNYDRTGWLFTIPSILIIISFVFYPMIKALITSLESGMGNNLKFVVIANYTRLFTDDIFKKAVTNTLIYLVVQVPIMILLALFISVILNDKNLKFKGFFRTAIFLPCVTSLVAYSVIFKSLFSSDGLMNNLLLSIHLITSPIEWITSPFWAKITIIIAITWRWTGYNMIFYLAGLQNIDPSIYEAAKIDGATGVKQFFHITVPLLKPIILFTTVMSTTGTLQLFDEVMNITKGGPGNASTTISQYIYNLSFKYSPNFGYAAAVSFTIVIMIAVLSLIQFKVAGDEK, encoded by the coding sequence GTGAAAAAAAGTAAATTAAACAAAAATTATGATAGGACAGGTTGGTTATTTACTATCCCCAGTATACTTATAATAATTTCCTTTGTTTTCTATCCTATGATAAAAGCTTTGATTACCTCATTAGAATCAGGCATGGGAAATAATCTGAAATTCGTAGTAATTGCTAATTATACTAGATTATTTACTGATGATATATTTAAAAAAGCAGTTACAAACACTCTTATTTATTTAGTAGTTCAGGTACCAATAATGATTTTGCTAGCATTGTTTATATCGGTAATATTAAATGATAAAAATTTAAAATTCAAAGGCTTTTTTAGAACTGCAATATTTCTGCCTTGTGTAACATCCTTGGTAGCATATTCTGTAATATTTAAAAGTCTATTTTCAAGTGATGGGTTAATGAATAATTTGTTATTAAGCATACATTTAATAACTTCTCCCATAGAATGGATCACGAGTCCTTTTTGGGCTAAAATCACTATAATCATAGCTATAACTTGGCGTTGGACTGGTTATAACATGATATTTTATTTAGCTGGCTTACAAAACATTGATCCAAGCATTTATGAAGCAGCAAAGATAGATGGTGCGACTGGAGTAAAACAATTTTTCCATATTACTGTACCTTTATTAAAACCAATTATTCTATTTACTACTGTAATGTCAACTACAGGTACTTTGCAATTATTTGATGAAGTAATGAATATAACTAAAGGTGGGCCAGGGAATGCATCAACTACAATATCACAATACATATACAATTTAAGTTTTAAATATAGTCCTAATTTCGGTTATGCAGCAGCAGTATCTTTTACCATTGTAATTATGATAGCTGTATTATCCTTAATACAATTTAAAGTGGCAGGTGATGAAAAATGA
- a CDS encoding ABC transporter substrate-binding protein: protein MKTKKLIAIALTAIMTLSMAGCGTASKKSATTATTNKKLVIWAWDGTFNVVAAKEAKAIYEKDHKGVDVQIVEMAQNDIVQKLNTNLSSNTTAGLPNIVLIEDYRSQNFLTSYPDSFKDMSSKVKTTDFMDYKLKSDSLNGKLYGVPFDSGAAALFYRTDLIEKAGYKKSDMENITWEKFIEIGKAVKAKTGKAMLTMDPNDLGIIRIMMQSAGQWYVKDDGKTVNLENNVALKESIKIYKQLMAAGITKQVSDWDQFVGAFQKGDVASVPSGCWISSSITKATDQSGKWAVAAIPKLGAVKTSVNASNVGGSSWYVLDKVGDSELASDFLAKTFGTNKELMNTLSSKINLISTLKSSSTTANYQKPVEFYGGQKTALDLSKWTTQIPPVNYGLYTYSIEDILTGTVQSIVKSGADIDKALKDAQKQAESAVVK from the coding sequence ATGAAAACAAAAAAATTAATAGCTATTGCTCTAACTGCTATTATGACACTTAGTATGGCAGGGTGTGGAACGGCCAGTAAAAAAAGTGCTACAACAGCTACTACAAACAAAAAACTTGTGATATGGGCATGGGATGGAACTTTTAATGTTGTTGCTGCTAAAGAAGCAAAAGCAATTTATGAAAAGGATCACAAAGGCGTAGACGTACAGATAGTAGAGATGGCTCAAAACGATATAGTACAAAAGTTAAATACAAATTTAAGTTCTAATACAACAGCAGGGTTACCCAATATAGTTCTTATTGAAGATTATAGATCACAAAACTTCTTGACTTCTTATCCTGATTCTTTTAAAGATATGTCTAGCAAGGTTAAGACTACTGATTTTATGGACTATAAGCTTAAATCAGATAGTTTAAATGGAAAGCTTTACGGAGTTCCTTTTGATAGTGGTGCTGCAGCTCTATTTTATAGAACAGATTTAATAGAAAAGGCCGGATATAAAAAATCAGATATGGAAAACATAACCTGGGAAAAATTCATAGAAATTGGTAAAGCGGTAAAAGCAAAAACTGGAAAAGCAATGTTAACCATGGATCCTAACGATTTAGGAATAATAAGAATAATGATGCAATCAGCTGGTCAGTGGTATGTAAAAGATGATGGAAAGACCGTGAATTTAGAAAATAATGTAGCATTAAAGGAGAGCATTAAAATATATAAACAGCTTATGGCAGCGGGAATAACAAAACAAGTTTCTGATTGGGATCAATTTGTAGGTGCATTTCAAAAGGGTGATGTTGCATCGGTTCCATCTGGATGTTGGATTTCAAGCTCAATAACTAAAGCAACGGATCAAAGCGGAAAATGGGCAGTGGCAGCAATACCAAAACTCGGAGCAGTTAAAACATCAGTAAATGCTTCAAATGTAGGAGGATCAAGTTGGTATGTTTTAGACAAGGTAGGCGATTCAGAATTAGCTTCAGATTTCCTTGCTAAAACTTTTGGTACTAATAAAGAACTTATGAATACTTTATCTAGTAAAATTAATCTTATAAGTACTTTAAAATCTTCATCAACTACAGCTAATTATCAAAAACCAGTTGAATTTTATGGTGGACAAAAAACAGCACTGGATTTATCTAAATGGACAACACAAATACCTCCAGTAAACTATGGTTTATATACTTATAGTATAGAAGATATATTAACGGGAACAGTGCAATCTATAGTTAAGAGTGGTGCCGACATAGATAAAGCACTTAAAGATGCTCAAAAGCAAGCAGAATCAGCTGTAGTTAAATAG
- a CDS encoding carbohydrate ABC transporter permease, whose translation MKNVKSSFKYIFLSIISIVSIFPFIWMLIGMTNKSVDVSKGSLIPGTQLLQNMQNLFNSDLNFSTSLWNSAKITIITTILALIVASFAGYGFEIYRNKARDRVFNILLLSMMIPFAALMIPLFKMFSTFKVFGLNTAAAVIIPSISTAFLIFFFRQNTKSFPKDILEAGRIDGLNEFQIFTRIYVPTMKSTYAAAAIITFMSSWNNYMWPLIALQSPENRTVPLIISTMGSSYSPDYGMIMAGIVIATLPTAIVFFLMQKHFVAGMLGSVKG comes from the coding sequence ATGAAAAATGTAAAAAGCTCATTTAAATATATATTTTTAAGTATAATATCCATAGTTTCTATTTTCCCATTTATATGGATGCTTATAGGTATGACGAATAAATCAGTAGATGTGTCTAAAGGATCATTAATACCAGGTACGCAATTACTACAAAATATGCAAAATCTTTTTAATTCTGATTTGAACTTTTCTACCTCTTTATGGAATTCAGCTAAGATTACTATTATAACAACAATTTTAGCATTAATTGTAGCTTCTTTTGCAGGATATGGGTTTGAAATATATAGGAATAAAGCTCGTGACAGAGTTTTTAATATTTTGTTATTATCTATGATGATTCCGTTTGCAGCGCTCATGATACCATTATTTAAGATGTTTAGCACATTTAAAGTTTTTGGTCTAAACACTGCAGCTGCAGTAATAATTCCTAGTATATCTACTGCATTTTTAATATTCTTTTTTAGGCAAAATACGAAATCTTTCCCAAAGGATATTTTAGAAGCAGGGCGTATTGATGGATTAAATGAATTTCAAATATTTACAAGAATCTATGTGCCTACAATGAAATCTACTTATGCAGCAGCTGCAATTATTACGTTTATGAGCAGTTGGAACAATTATATGTGGCCTCTTATTGCACTACAAAGTCCAGAAAACAGAACAGTTCCACTTATTATTTCTACCATGGGATCATCTTATTCTCCAGATTATGGAATGATTATGGCTGGAATTGTAATAGCAACACTTCCGACAGCAATAGTTTTCTTTTTAATGCAGAAACATTTCGTTGCAGGAATGCTAGGTTCTGTTAAAGGATAA
- a CDS encoding cache domain-containing sensor histidine kinase, protein MTKIINKLRNNSLFFKLTLIMLISSICISIITALTIMNISKKVFINNFSVTNTKSLNEIKDTSADLNDKLISLMNTINDSWAFRRYLTEYNISTIDLSNIIYNLKQHLKNDTMNLNSKDIDFLLIGANNSTYIRSSALLTIPVNEIKENQITKNSLKNPDKLLYQYSNSGFNSLTTHRNVIIATKVLHDQRTKQQFGMLYISINENTFKKLYSNFTTKSNDVAIMSYDGTIVSSNKENIIGTIDKPLLNIAKNIDNNNLKFKNVKLNNKNYTILAEYMPIYNFYLVNIIDTNLALEDMYNIKEIVLFCGLIIAISVSILFVITRKTINPLRVLVKEMSKITEGDFNNHINLAGSSEIKKLSSSFNYMLDDLNNYVEKLLIAQKEQRKSELSALQMQINPHFIYNTLASIKLLVLKEDKEKASETINSFISLLQNTISETSETITVEQEIENLKNYVFINETRCGDNIKVNFHVFEQCVNYRLPKLVLQPFIENALFHAFSGNEEGRIHVFISVKNNNLLCEIIDNGIGMEESQLQSLYSSPTSKHIHFTGIGIKNVDNRIKLLYGNDYGVTITSKINVGTTINVYLPLI, encoded by the coding sequence ATGACTAAAATTATAAATAAATTAAGGAACAATAGCTTATTCTTTAAACTAACATTAATTATGTTAATTAGCAGTATATGTATTTCTATTATAACTGCACTTACAATAATGAATATTTCAAAGAAAGTATTTATTAATAACTTTAGTGTTACAAACACTAAAAGCTTAAATGAGATTAAAGATACTTCTGCTGATTTAAATGATAAACTTATAAGTCTTATGAACACTATAAATGATAGTTGGGCCTTTCGTCGATACCTTACTGAATATAACATTAGTACAATAGATTTATCCAATATTATATATAACCTTAAACAACATTTAAAAAATGATACCATGAATCTGAATTCTAAAGATATTGATTTTTTATTAATTGGAGCAAATAATTCCACATATATAAGAAGTTCCGCGTTATTAACTATCCCTGTAAACGAAATAAAAGAAAATCAAATAACAAAAAACTCACTTAAAAATCCAGATAAATTACTATATCAATATAGCAACTCTGGATTTAATAGCTTGACAACACATAGAAATGTTATTATCGCTACAAAGGTATTGCACGATCAAAGAACAAAGCAGCAATTTGGTATGTTATATATAAGTATAAATGAAAACACATTTAAAAAGCTCTATTCTAACTTTACAACTAAGAGCAATGATGTTGCAATAATGTCCTATGATGGTACCATCGTATCCTCTAATAAAGAGAATATTATCGGAACTATTGATAAACCCTTGCTTAATATAGCAAAAAATATAGATAATAATAATCTTAAATTTAAAAATGTAAAGTTAAACAATAAAAATTACACGATTTTAGCAGAATATATGCCAATTTATAATTTCTATTTAGTAAACATTATTGATACGAACCTTGCTTTAGAAGATATGTATAATATAAAAGAAATAGTGCTCTTTTGTGGACTAATAATAGCTATTTCAGTTTCAATACTATTTGTAATTACAAGAAAAACTATAAATCCCCTAAGAGTTTTAGTAAAAGAAATGTCTAAAATAACTGAAGGTGACTTTAATAATCATATAAATTTAGCAGGAAGTTCCGAAATAAAAAAATTAAGCAGTTCCTTTAACTATATGTTAGATGATCTAAATAATTATGTAGAGAAGTTACTTATCGCTCAAAAAGAGCAAAGAAAATCAGAATTGTCTGCTCTTCAAATGCAAATTAATCCCCATTTTATCTATAACACCTTAGCCTCTATTAAACTGCTAGTTCTAAAAGAGGATAAAGAAAAAGCAAGCGAAACCATAAATTCATTCATCTCACTATTACAAAATACCATTAGTGAAACCAGTGAAACCATAACTGTAGAGCAAGAAATAGAAAATCTAAAAAACTATGTCTTTATAAATGAAACTAGATGTGGTGATAATATAAAAGTTAATTTTCATGTATTTGAGCAGTGTGTTAATTATAGACTTCCAAAACTAGTCCTTCAGCCCTTTATTGAAAATGCTCTTTTCCATGCATTTTCTGGAAATGAAGAAGGACGTATACACGTGTTTATATCTGTAAAAAATAATAACCTACTTTGTGAAATAATAGATAACGGAATCGGCATGGAAGAATCCCAACTACAAAGTCTATATTCATCCCCTACTTCTAAACATATACATTTTACAGGAATAGGAATTAAAAATGTAGACAATAGAATTAAACTCCTTTATGGAAATGACTATGGAGTAACTATAACTAGCAAAATTAATGTAGGAACTACAATTAATGTTTATTTGCCTTTAATATAG
- a CDS encoding flagellin has protein sequence MIIGHNISAMFACRQMSILQNKMGRSMERLSSGLRINRAADDPAGLAISEKMRGQIRGLQQASRNAEDGISLLQTADGALNETHSMLQRMYELAVQAATGTNSDDDRLQLNKEFVQLKEEITRSANQTEFNTIPLLGKDDNELILQIGANSNQSMTINLESMTGTALNLDDVNISTLENASNAIKSVQKAVEKTSSFRGTLGAYTNRLEHVISVNDITAENLQSAESRIRDVDIAKEMMEYSKNSILYQVAQAMLSQSNQQAQNVLQLLK, from the coding sequence GTGATAATCGGTCATAATATTAGCGCAATGTTTGCCTGTAGACAAATGTCTATTCTTCAAAACAAAATGGGTAGGTCTATGGAAAGATTATCTTCAGGTTTAAGAATAAATAGAGCAGCAGATGATCCCGCCGGTCTTGCTATTTCTGAAAAAATGAGAGGTCAAATTAGAGGATTACAGCAAGCCTCTAGAAATGCCGAGGATGGTATTTCATTACTTCAGACAGCTGATGGAGCACTAAATGAAACACATTCTATGCTTCAAAGAATGTATGAATTAGCTGTTCAAGCAGCTACAGGTACAAACTCTGATGATGATAGACTTCAATTAAATAAAGAGTTTGTTCAATTAAAAGAAGAAATTACAAGAAGTGCGAATCAAACTGAATTTAATACCATACCTTTATTGGGTAAAGATGATAATGAACTTATACTACAAATAGGTGCTAACTCAAATCAATCAATGACTATAAATCTAGAATCTATGACTGGAACTGCATTAAATTTAGATGATGTTAATATATCAACTCTAGAAAATGCTTCTAATGCAATAAAAAGTGTACAGAAAGCAGTTGAAAAGACTTCTTCTTTTAGAGGAACGTTAGGCGCATACACAAATAGATTAGAACACGTAATCTCAGTAAATGATATTACTGCTGAAAATCTACAGTCTGCGGAATCTAGAATAAGAGACGTAGATATTGCAAAGGAAATGATGGAATACTCAAAAAATAGTATTCTATATCAAGTAGCCCAAGCTATGTTATCGCAATCTAATCAACAGGCCCAAAATGTATTACAACTATTGAAATGA
- a CDS encoding response regulator, with product MSDFCKILIVDDEYLLRQGIKYLVDWNKEGFEIIGEASNGKEALNFIEKLKPHIIISDIVMPIMDGVDLAKVVKTKYPEIQIVILSGYSDFNYVKDTFKLGINDYILKPKLDPQEMVLLLKNTASNIPGFVMSTPENSNTLNINNLLTKLISGFYSGLDEKILDDTFSLDSFLLIGDNIKKINNITSMSLLSLRSILSKAAKIYLKDLIYFEVEAENNFFLLVINLKAENYSEVIARINLMLLEVSKDIPEIFFVISNLFNSLYKLEDIYINNFKPLLGYKFYFKGKTLITYALLPKNSLKEKFDFKYYSGQIYTLNLDNALIYLKEYLCLSIKNISINEFELKTLFENALYNIINILDELNFNMEEMDNSKLEYFQRIDETKSPDELLNLLDIITKDTKSILNNDESKLNDHMINKIIEYISNHYYEQLSLKQVADKFHFNYYYLSSYFSSHNAEGFSEYLNKIRLEKAVELLGNEKIPVSEVSFMVGYSDHSYFCKVFKKFKKLTPSKFRRNILDNKRG from the coding sequence TTGAGTGACTTTTGCAAAATTTTAATAGTAGACGATGAATATTTGTTAAGACAAGGTATAAAATATCTTGTAGATTGGAATAAAGAAGGTTTCGAAATTATAGGCGAAGCTTCTAATGGAAAGGAAGCTTTAAATTTTATAGAAAAGCTTAAACCCCACATAATAATTTCAGATATAGTTATGCCTATTATGGATGGTGTCGATCTAGCAAAGGTAGTAAAAACAAAATATCCTGAGATACAAATAGTTATTTTAAGCGGTTATAGTGATTTTAACTATGTAAAAGACACTTTCAAATTAGGTATAAATGATTATATTTTGAAACCAAAATTAGATCCACAGGAGATGGTTTTACTTTTAAAAAATACTGCTAGTAATATTCCTGGTTTTGTTATGTCTACTCCTGAAAATAGTAATACTCTAAATATTAACAATTTATTAACCAAATTAATTTCTGGTTTTTATTCTGGTTTAGATGAAAAAATACTAGATGATACTTTTTCTCTTGACTCTTTTTTGCTTATAGGCGATAATATCAAAAAAATAAATAACATAACCTCCATGAGCCTTTTATCTTTGAGATCTATTTTATCTAAAGCTGCAAAAATATATTTAAAAGACTTAATATATTTTGAAGTAGAAGCCGAAAATAATTTTTTCTTACTTGTAATAAATTTAAAAGCTGAAAATTATTCTGAGGTTATAGCTCGAATAAATCTTATGCTTTTGGAAGTTTCAAAGGATATCCCCGAAATATTTTTTGTAATAAGTAATCTTTTTAATTCCTTATATAAATTAGAAGATATTTATATAAACAATTTCAAACCACTACTTGGATATAAATTTTATTTTAAAGGAAAAACTCTTATTACTTATGCGTTATTACCTAAAAACAGCTTAAAAGAAAAATTTGATTTTAAATATTATTCAGGCCAAATATATACACTTAATTTAGATAACGCTTTAATTTATTTAAAGGAGTACCTTTGCCTTTCTATAAAAAATATCAGCATTAATGAATTCGAATTAAAAACACTTTTTGAGAACGCTTTATATAATATTATAAATATTTTAGATGAACTTAATTTTAACATGGAGGAAATGGATAACTCAAAACTAGAATATTTTCAAAGGATAGATGAAACTAAATCTCCTGATGAATTATTAAATTTACTTGATATTATAACCAAAGATACAAAATCAATATTAAATAATGACGAAAGTAAATTAAATGATCATATGATAAATAAAATTATTGAGTACATATCAAATCATTATTATGAGCAATTGTCTCTTAAACAAGTTGCTGATAAATTTCATTTTAACTATTACTACTTATCTTCATATTTTAGTTCTCATAATGCGGAAGGTTTTAGCGAATATCTTAATAAAATACGACTTGAAAAAGCTGTTGAACTTTTAGGAAATGAAAAAATTCCAGTTTCAGAAGTAAGTTTTATGGTAGGGTATTCAGATCATAGTTATTTTTGTAAAGTATTTAAAAAGTTTAAAAAGCTCACCCCAAGTAAATTCAGAAGAAATATTCTAGATAACAAAAGAGGTTAA
- a CDS encoding PspA/IM30 family protein, producing the protein MGIFDRLGNSLKAGVNKIIDANEDTAALIDQAIRDKDASLNEAKTKSAVVFGNVKRLEREMNSAKEDMTNWESKIKLAIEKGNDELASKAIAKQKECEATSVSLSKSYNSAKITADSLKKSLVDLEDDLKDLRGKRDGLIARLKTAEAAQEVNAITANIKTKGNSIDLDRLERKIEEKECLAEGLGELKVDSLEDEFEALEKTSVSDDLAAYKAKYAKQ; encoded by the coding sequence ATGGGAATATTTGATAGATTAGGAAATAGCCTAAAAGCGGGAGTTAACAAGATAATAGATGCGAATGAGGATACAGCAGCGCTTATAGACCAAGCTATAAGAGATAAGGATGCATCTTTAAATGAAGCAAAGACTAAATCAGCTGTAGTTTTTGGAAATGTAAAAAGACTTGAAAGAGAAATGAATTCAGCGAAGGAAGATATGACTAATTGGGAATCTAAAATAAAACTAGCTATAGAAAAAGGTAATGATGAATTAGCTAGTAAAGCAATTGCTAAACAAAAAGAATGTGAAGCTACTAGTGTTTCATTATCCAAATCTTATAATTCAGCTAAAATTACTGCAGATAGCTTGAAGAAAAGTTTGGTAGATTTAGAAGATGACTTAAAAGATTTAAGAGGCAAGAGAGATGGCTTAATAGCTAGACTTAAAACAGCAGAAGCTGCACAGGAAGTTAATGCAATTACAGCTAATATTAAAACAAAAGGTAATAGTATTGATTTAGATAGATTAGAACGTAAGATAGAGGAAAAAGAATGTTTAGCAGAGGGGTTAGGAGAACTCAAAGTTGATTCTTTAGAGGATGAATTTGAGGCACTCGAAAAAACATCTGTAAGTGATGATTTAGCAGCTTATAAAGCTAAATATGCTAAACAATAA